Proteins encoded in a region of the Sterolibacterium denitrificans genome:
- a CDS encoding prepilin-type N-terminal cleavage/methylation domain-containing protein has product MKRNQQGFTLIELIIVIVILGILAAVALPKFVDLSGEAEDAAVKGVAGGISSGMSINYAARKVSSAKGVAVTDCQQGADVLDGGLPTGYTITAAAVAANATKSDCVLTGPSTKTASFTAIGIL; this is encoded by the coding sequence ATGAAACGGAATCAACAAGGCTTCACGCTGATCGAACTGATCATCGTCATCGTGATCCTGGGCATCCTGGCGGCGGTGGCTTTGCCGAAGTTCGTCGATTTGTCGGGTGAGGCGGAGGATGCGGCCGTCAAGGGCGTGGCTGGAGGCATCAGTTCGGGCATGTCCATCAATTACGCTGCGCGTAAGGTGAGTAGTGCCAAGGGGGTTGCGGTTACCGATTGCCAACAGGGAGCGGACGTTCTTGATGGTGGCTTGCCGACGGGTTATACAATTACAGCAGCGGCTGTCGCTGCCAACGCAACTAAGTCGGATTGTGTATTGACCGGACCCAGCACCAAGACAGCTTCTTTTACAGCCATCGGTATTCTCTGA
- a CDS encoding PglL family O-oligosaccharyltransferase — translation MPQFPIAQRLTLLLLGLMLALPFLQPIHHHPIPSFYEEWLALLLGVLALASFFISRPEKISLPAILWLPGLLLLATLLQLAGGMIQIPMLGLFQSGYLLWAMALICLSASLRERFGTAWLVQVLALALLAGALASALTAYAQRLGTPVPWQILMPNSGRIYGNLGQPNLLTTQLWLGICCLIYFHELRRVRPWLLIAGLLILASACGLVASRTAWLHGLALLLLAGLPWPSRAALPATEQDEAHRTVPQAPGKLRRQRLLLLAFTLVSLIAAGEISRTLPWQHAAGQINAFDRLRSGLVSGDSRLLIWRDALTMIQAHPWLGNGTGNYAWRTVEAAAQAPAGVDTLAGAEHAHNFLLQLAADFGLPLTLAVAIFAIVWLRHVLRGPLRPPEQLALAMLMLIAIHSQLEYPLWHAEFLGLTAVLLGALGSTGKSFRLPRPQLLLIACLAALAILGTLFHDYRILDQALIMRREVRGDEADWRRRMDVFADLAQHSILGPYARSTLAVLMHPDPQKAADQSLICEAAMPLRVAPELMTKCAMLRQMTGRPAEAQALLEMTRRAFRSAEDRAAIESIWQSQEQP, via the coding sequence ATGCCCCAATTTCCCATCGCGCAGCGTCTGACGTTACTGTTGCTCGGTCTGATGCTGGCGCTGCCTTTCCTGCAGCCCATCCATCATCATCCGATTCCTTCGTTCTACGAAGAATGGCTGGCGCTGCTGCTGGGCGTGCTGGCGCTGGCGAGCTTCTTCATCAGCCGACCCGAAAAAATTTCCCTGCCCGCCATCCTCTGGCTGCCGGGACTGTTGCTGCTGGCCACTTTGCTGCAACTGGCCGGCGGCATGATCCAGATTCCCATGCTGGGGCTGTTTCAGAGCGGCTATCTGCTCTGGGCCATGGCGCTGATCTGCCTGTCGGCCAGCCTGCGCGAGCGCTTCGGTACAGCATGGCTAGTGCAGGTCCTGGCGCTGGCGCTGCTGGCGGGCGCCCTGGCCAGTGCGCTGACGGCCTACGCGCAACGCCTGGGTACACCCGTCCCCTGGCAAATTCTCATGCCCAACTCCGGCCGTATCTATGGCAACCTCGGCCAGCCCAACCTGCTCACCACCCAACTGTGGCTGGGCATTTGCTGCCTGATCTATTTTCATGAACTCCGCCGGGTGCGTCCGTGGCTGCTCATCGCCGGCCTCCTGATCCTCGCCAGCGCCTGCGGCCTGGTCGCTTCGCGCACGGCCTGGCTGCATGGACTGGCGCTGCTGCTGCTCGCGGGCCTGCCATGGCCGAGCCGAGCCGCGCTGCCCGCAACGGAGCAAGATGAGGCGCATCGGACAGTGCCACAAGCACCCGGCAAGCTGCGCCGGCAACGCCTCCTGTTGCTCGCGTTTACCCTCGTCAGCCTCATCGCCGCCGGCGAAATCTCGCGCACGCTGCCCTGGCAGCATGCGGCAGGACAGATCAACGCTTTCGATCGCCTGCGCAGCGGCCTGGTCTCGGGTGATTCCCGTCTGCTCATCTGGCGCGACGCCCTGACCATGATCCAGGCGCATCCCTGGCTGGGCAATGGCACAGGCAACTACGCCTGGCGCACTGTCGAGGCTGCCGCCCAGGCGCCGGCCGGCGTCGATACACTGGCCGGCGCCGAGCATGCCCATAACTTTCTGCTGCAACTCGCCGCCGACTTTGGCCTGCCGCTGACCCTGGCAGTGGCAATTTTCGCCATCGTCTGGCTGCGGCACGTGTTGCGCGGCCCGCTGCGCCCTCCCGAGCAACTGGCACTCGCCATGCTCATGCTCATCGCCATCCACAGTCAGCTCGAATACCCGCTCTGGCATGCCGAATTTCTCGGCCTCACGGCCGTCCTGCTCGGCGCGCTGGGCAGCACAGGCAAATCCTTCCGCCTGCCACGCCCGCAATTGCTGCTCATCGCCTGCCTGGCGGCCTTGGCGATACTGGGGACGCTATTCCACGATTACCGCATCCTGGACCAGGCGCTGATCATGCGGCGCGAAGTCCGCGGCGATGAGGCCGACTGGCGCCGACGCATGGACGTCTTCGCAGATCTGGCCCAACACTCGATCCTGGGCCCCTACGCGCGCAGCACCCTGGCGGTATTGATGCACCCCGATCCGCAAAAGGCGGCCGATCAGTCGCTGATCTGCGAGGCGGCCATGCCGCTGCGGGTCGCACCCGAATTAATGACGAAATGCGCCATGCTGCGCCAGATGACCGGAAGACCTGCGGAAGCGCAAGCTCTCCTGGAGATGACTCGTCGCGCTTTCCGCAGCGCGGAGGACAGGGCGGCAATCGAGAGCATCTGGCAAAGCCAGGAGCAGCCGTAG
- a CDS encoding type II toxin-antitoxin system RelE/ParE family toxin, whose translation MYELRHYLDPEGRDLFAHWLERLHDRVAQARVAARLLRLQNGNFGDCKPVGSGVWELRVDWGPGYRVYYAMAGRQVILLCEGGDKRSQAGDIARARQRWNDWQTRRKS comes from the coding sequence ATGTACGAATTGCGTCACTACCTTGACCCTGAAGGGCGGGACCTCTTTGCTCACTGGCTGGAGCGTCTTCACGACAGAGTGGCTCAGGCACGCGTTGCTGCACGCTTGCTCCGGTTACAGAACGGCAATTTTGGTGACTGCAAGCCTGTGGGTTCAGGCGTATGGGAGTTGCGTGTGGATTGGGGGCCTGGCTACCGGGTCTATTACGCCATGGCAGGCAGACAGGTGATTTTGCTATGTGAGGGTGGCGATAAGCGTAGTCAGGCCGGTGATATCGCGCGGGCGAGACAGCGCTGGAATGACTGGCAAACAAGGAGAAAATCATGA
- a CDS encoding addiction module antidote protein — protein sequence MKSCVKHDDWLLARLADAEFAAEYLNAASEDDDPASYLAALRKVVEARGGMAAVAEKTQLSRETLYRTLSSRGNPTIRTLHAVLKATGLKFNVLPGAC from the coding sequence ATGAAATCCTGCGTCAAACATGATGATTGGTTGTTGGCACGGCTTGCGGATGCGGAGTTTGCTGCAGAGTATCTGAATGCCGCCAGTGAAGATGATGATCCGGCCAGCTATCTGGCTGCTCTGAGGAAGGTGGTCGAGGCCCGGGGCGGCATGGCGGCGGTGGCGGAGAAAACCCAACTGTCGCGTGAAACCTTGTACCGCACCTTATCCAGCCGGGGAAACCCAACAATTCGTACGCTGCATGCCGTACTCAAGGCAACTGGTTTGAAGTTCAATGTCCTGCCCGGGGCGTGCTGA
- the dacB gene encoding D-alanyl-D-alanine carboxypeptidase/D-alanyl-D-alanine-endopeptidase, whose product MPCPSLSRLVLRLAVSILMLLPCAPASSLAQETYSERLPPAVARALKQAGIPETAVAVVVQEAGATRAQVSLNAGQAFNPASLMKLLTTYAALDTLGPAYAWQTEILASRLPVAGVLDGDLVIRGGGDPKLGFEQFWLLLRQLRARGVREIRGDLLLDRSLFDAEKIAAAAATPFDDQPLRPYNVTPDALLVNYKTLRLQLLAEQGGKANQAPDLLVEPRPANLAILNRLRTTNATACGDWKAQLQAEYTEYIEDAGNGDTGSASPQLILSGDYPLNCGEQTWHLGAMSHAQYVHGVFRQLWQELGGTFSGRLALDKPLPAPLYPLARSESPPLAEIIRDINKYSNNVMARQLYLTLGAEWLRRNNLDQDERLHQTLRPASAADAARALSAWLAQRQLHFPELVLENGSGLSRQERLSANSLAALLQHAWQNPLMPEFIASLPLAGIDGTMKKRLQTGSAPGAGQAHIKTGSLDGVSAIAGYIRNRHGQWQIIVFLVNHPQAATAREAQDVLLRWVYDGDTLSTPRAGH is encoded by the coding sequence ATGCCTTGCCCATCCCTTTCCCGCCTCGTCCTGCGGCTTGCCGTAAGCATCCTGATGCTGCTGCCCTGCGCACCCGCGTCGTCACTGGCGCAAGAAACATACAGCGAGCGGCTGCCGCCCGCCGTCGCCCGGGCGCTCAAGCAGGCCGGCATACCCGAAACGGCCGTGGCCGTGGTGGTGCAGGAAGCCGGCGCGACGCGAGCGCAGGTCAGCCTGAATGCCGGGCAAGCCTTCAATCCGGCTTCGCTGATGAAGCTGCTGACCACCTATGCCGCGCTCGACACGCTCGGCCCGGCCTACGCCTGGCAAACCGAAATCCTGGCCAGCCGCCTGCCGGTGGCGGGCGTGCTCGATGGCGATCTCGTCATCAGGGGCGGCGGCGATCCCAAGCTCGGCTTCGAGCAGTTCTGGCTACTGCTGCGCCAATTGCGCGCGCGCGGCGTGCGCGAGATACGCGGCGACCTGCTGCTCGACCGCAGCCTCTTTGATGCCGAAAAAATCGCCGCGGCCGCCGCCACGCCCTTCGACGACCAGCCGCTGCGTCCCTACAACGTCACGCCCGATGCGCTGCTGGTGAACTACAAGACACTACGCCTGCAGCTATTGGCGGAACAGGGAGGCAAGGCAAACCAGGCGCCCGATCTTCTCGTCGAACCTCGGCCTGCCAACCTGGCCATACTTAACCGCCTGCGCACGACGAACGCAACGGCCTGCGGCGACTGGAAGGCGCAACTGCAGGCCGAGTACACCGAATACATCGAAGATGCCGGCAACGGCGATACGGGCAGCGCCAGCCCCCAGCTCATCCTCAGTGGCGACTATCCGCTCAATTGCGGTGAACAGACCTGGCACCTGGGCGCCATGTCCCATGCGCAGTACGTCCATGGCGTCTTCCGCCAGCTCTGGCAGGAACTCGGCGGCACGTTCTCCGGCAGGCTCGCGCTCGACAAACCCCTGCCCGCGCCCCTGTATCCGCTGGCCCGCAGCGAATCGCCTCCCCTGGCGGAAATCATTCGCGACATCAACAAATACAGCAACAACGTCATGGCGCGTCAGCTCTATCTGACGCTGGGCGCGGAATGGCTCAGGCGCAACAACCTGGATCAGGACGAGCGGCTCCATCAGACCCTGCGCCCGGCCAGCGCCGCCGACGCCGCCCGCGCACTCTCTGCCTGGCTGGCGCAACGGCAACTGCACTTCCCCGAACTGGTGCTGGAAAACGGTTCTGGCCTGTCGCGCCAGGAACGGCTCTCCGCCAACAGCCTGGCCGCATTGCTGCAACATGCCTGGCAGAACCCGCTGATGCCGGAATTCATCGCCTCGCTGCCACTGGCCGGCATCGACGGCACGATGAAAAAACGCCTGCAGACTGGCTCAGCCCCCGGCGCCGGCCAGGCGCACATCAAAACCGGCTCGCTGGACGGCGTAAGCGCCATCGCCGGCTACATCCGCAACCGCCACGGCCAGTGGCAGATCATCGTGTTTCTGGTGAATCATCCGCAAGCCGCAACGGCGCGGGAAGCGCAGGATGTGTTGCTGCGGTGGGTGTATGACGGGGATACGCTCAGCACGCCCCGGGCAGGACATTGA
- a CDS encoding PP0621 family protein, which yields MSKLLLFAILGLVVYLLLKRSSRRPAQRRQETPNASAQQMVSCAHCGVYVPESESLASGGRHYCSEPHRKLGATGSAGDAGDAGKH from the coding sequence ATGTCCAAATTACTTTTGTTCGCCATCCTCGGCCTGGTCGTTTATCTGTTGCTGAAACGCAGTTCGCGACGGCCGGCGCAGCGTCGGCAAGAAACGCCGAATGCTTCCGCGCAGCAGATGGTGTCCTGCGCTCATTGCGGCGTGTATGTGCCGGAAAGCGAAAGCCTGGCGTCCGGGGGGCGGCATTATTGCAGCGAGCCGCATCGCAAACTCGGCGCCACGGGTAGCGCAGGTGATGCAGGTGACGCAGGCAAGCACTGA
- a CDS encoding sensor histidine kinase, protein MQVTQASTDAGQSLWRRLATDPPETFWRSLVYFGWYRFVVALVFLGSLHFFGTALELGYEGPARFRLVCSIYLLLAVVFQLILRFWRRGFSLQLTVQVMTDILLLTLLMHYSGGYKSGLTFMMLVVLAGAGLVGQGRLSLFFAAMATFAVLIEQARRALVFDADLADFMHSGIVGIGFFATAITARLLAKRVVANENLARQRGRELAEQLSVNERVIRDMQDGVLVVDAAGRVRQINPQAESLLGIGRGSLLKMTALAEFSPALNAGFIRWNQRARETVETLRLPVAGRERDLQVRFLPAGEGGNALIYLEDMGRIQAQAQQLKLAALGRLTANMAHEIRNPLAAISHAAELLADEQRLATRERLIRIIGDNTQRLNRLVAEVLELGRRDRAQPELLHLQSFVEAFVEEYALHDPRILASIVMDIDPEAMLWFDRMHLNRVLANLLGNALRHGSGQAGSLRLEARGVPVPDASSSSRIPGVAGAVIRRTELHVIDDGPGIDAAVQTQIFEPFYTTHSSGTGLGLYIARELCEANDARLELCANADGGASGAHFCLTGRGE, encoded by the coding sequence ATGCAGGTGACGCAGGCAAGCACTGACGCCGGGCAAAGCCTCTGGCGCCGTCTGGCCACCGATCCGCCGGAGACTTTCTGGCGTTCGCTGGTTTACTTCGGCTGGTATCGCTTCGTGGTGGCCCTGGTGTTTTTGGGCAGTCTGCATTTCTTCGGTACGGCGCTCGAACTGGGTTATGAAGGCCCTGCGCGCTTCCGGCTGGTCTGCAGCATTTATCTGCTGCTGGCCGTCGTCTTTCAGCTCATCCTGCGTTTCTGGCGGCGAGGTTTCAGCCTGCAACTGACCGTGCAGGTGATGACGGACATACTGCTGCTGACGCTGCTGATGCATTACAGCGGCGGTTACAAAAGCGGTCTGACTTTCATGATGCTGGTGGTGCTGGCCGGCGCCGGTCTGGTCGGACAGGGACGCCTGAGCCTGTTCTTCGCCGCCATGGCAACCTTTGCCGTGCTGATCGAGCAGGCCCGGCGAGCCTTGGTCTTCGATGCCGATCTGGCGGATTTCATGCATTCGGGCATCGTCGGCATCGGTTTTTTCGCCACGGCGATCACCGCGCGTCTGCTGGCAAAGCGCGTGGTGGCCAACGAAAACCTGGCGCGGCAGCGGGGCCGAGAGCTGGCTGAACAATTGAGCGTCAATGAACGCGTCATCCGTGACATGCAGGATGGCGTGCTGGTGGTCGATGCTGCCGGACGGGTACGCCAGATCAATCCGCAGGCGGAGAGCCTGCTCGGCATCGGTCGCGGGAGTCTGCTGAAAATGACCGCGCTGGCCGAATTTTCACCCGCGCTGAATGCCGGTTTTATCCGCTGGAATCAGCGGGCAAGGGAAACCGTGGAAACCCTGCGGCTGCCGGTGGCCGGTCGCGAGCGCGATTTGCAGGTGCGCTTTCTGCCGGCTGGTGAAGGAGGCAATGCGCTGATCTATCTCGAAGACATGGGGCGCATTCAGGCGCAGGCGCAGCAGCTCAAGCTGGCCGCGCTTGGCCGTCTGACCGCCAACATGGCGCACGAGATCCGCAACCCACTGGCCGCGATCAGCCACGCCGCCGAGCTGCTGGCCGATGAGCAGCGCCTGGCGACGCGGGAGCGGCTGATCCGCATCATCGGCGACAATACCCAGCGCCTGAATCGTCTGGTGGCCGAGGTGCTCGAACTGGGGCGCCGCGATCGGGCGCAGCCGGAGTTGCTGCATCTGCAGAGCTTCGTCGAGGCTTTCGTCGAGGAATATGCCCTGCACGATCCGCGCATCCTCGCATCCATCGTGATGGACATCGATCCCGAGGCCATGCTCTGGTTCGATCGCATGCACCTGAACCGGGTGCTGGCAAACCTGCTGGGCAATGCCTTGCGTCACGGCAGCGGCCAGGCCGGCAGCCTGCGTCTGGAGGCGCGCGGCGTGCCTGTACCCGATGCTTCTTCTTCATCCCGCATACCCGGGGTGGCGGGCGCGGTGATCCGGCGTACCGAGCTGCACGTGATCGACGATGGCCCCGGCATCGACGCGGCCGTGCAGACGCAGATTTTCGAGCCCTTCTACACCACGCACAGCAGCGGCACCGGGCTGGGGCTTTATATTGCGCGCGAACTGTGCGAGGCCAATGATGCCAGGCTGGAGCTTTGCGCCAATGCGGACGGCGGCGCGTCCGGCGCGCATTTCTGCCTGACGGGCCGAGGCGAATGA
- a CDS encoding sigma-54-dependent transcriptional regulator, whose protein sequence is MKTENRRRNRNTRVLVVDDEPDIRELLDLTLARMGLACDCAGSVAEARRLLAEGGYQLCLTDMRLPDGEGIELVRHIGEHCQDLPVAVITAHGSMENAVSALKAGAFDYLAKPVSLDQLRVLVKSALDLPQRSSTLAAEGEGGEAGGKAAGLFGNSPAIQHVRGMIERVARSQAPVYISGESGSGKELAASLIHRLGARRGKPFIAVNCGAIPETLMESEFFGHRKGAFTGAESDREGFFKAADGGTLFLDEVADLPLAMQVKLLRAIQEKRVRKVGATSEEPVDVRIICATHQDLKALVEQGKFRQDMYYRLNVIGLRMPALRECREDIPQLAEHILARLAAAAGVAPPRLTPAALRALCDHTFPGNVRELENTLERALALLIGERIDVADLQLTPQAHDESSLIDPPVAGHASLQDHLDQVERQMILDALQKTRYNRTAAAKLLGVTFRSLRYRMERLGLNE, encoded by the coding sequence ATGAAAACTGAAAACAGAAGGCGCAACAGAAACACCCGCGTGCTGGTGGTCGATGACGAGCCGGACATCCGCGAACTGCTCGATCTGACGCTGGCGCGCATGGGCCTGGCCTGCGACTGCGCCGGCAGCGTGGCCGAGGCCCGCCGCCTGCTGGCGGAAGGCGGTTATCAACTCTGCCTGACCGACATGCGTCTGCCGGACGGCGAGGGCATCGAACTGGTGCGCCATATCGGCGAGCATTGCCAGGATCTGCCGGTGGCCGTCATCACGGCGCATGGCAGCATGGAAAATGCCGTGTCGGCATTGAAGGCCGGCGCCTTCGATTATCTCGCCAAGCCGGTTTCGCTCGATCAGTTGCGCGTGCTGGTGAAGTCGGCCCTCGACCTGCCGCAGCGTTCGTCTACGCTGGCGGCGGAGGGCGAGGGCGGCGAGGCCGGTGGCAAGGCCGCCGGCCTGTTCGGCAATTCGCCGGCCATCCAGCACGTGCGCGGTATGATCGAGCGCGTCGCGCGCAGTCAGGCGCCGGTTTATATTTCCGGCGAATCTGGCAGCGGCAAGGAGCTGGCGGCCAGCCTGATCCATCGTCTCGGCGCGCGGCGGGGAAAACCCTTCATCGCCGTGAATTGCGGCGCCATCCCGGAGACGCTGATGGAAAGCGAATTCTTCGGTCATCGCAAGGGCGCATTCACCGGCGCCGAGAGCGATCGGGAAGGATTCTTCAAGGCAGCCGATGGCGGCACGCTGTTTCTCGACGAAGTGGCCGACCTGCCGCTGGCCATGCAGGTCAAGCTGCTGCGGGCCATCCAGGAAAAACGCGTGCGCAAGGTGGGGGCGACCAGCGAGGAGCCGGTCGATGTGCGCATCATCTGCGCGACGCATCAGGATTTGAAGGCGCTGGTCGAACAGGGAAAGTTTCGTCAGGATATGTACTATCGGCTGAATGTGATCGGCCTGCGCATGCCGGCCCTGCGCGAATGCCGCGAGGACATTCCGCAACTGGCGGAGCACATCCTGGCGCGGCTGGCGGCGGCAGCCGGCGTGGCGCCGCCGCGGCTGACGCCGGCAGCGCTGCGGGCGCTGTGCGATCACACCTTTCCCGGCAACGTGCGCGAGCTTGAAAATACCCTCGAACGTGCGCTGGCTCTGCTGATCGGCGAGCGCATCGACGTGGCCGATCTGCAACTGACGCCGCAAGCGCACGATGAATCGAGCCTCATCGATCCGCCGGTTGCGGGCCATGCTTCACTCCAGGATCATCTCGATCAGGTGGAGCGCCAGATGATCCTCGATGCCCTGCAGAAGACCCGCTATAACCGCACGGCAGCGGCGAAGCTGCTGGGCGTCACCTTCCGCTCCCTGCGCTATCGCATGGAACGCCTCGGATTGAACGAATGA
- the ampD gene encoding 1,6-anhydro-N-acetylmuramyl-L-alanine amidase AmpD, whose product MSESLREGGRPCSFDVLDAAGWLPGASRIHSPNFDERPAGASVDLIVIHAISLPPGEFGGAGIVQLFTNTLDPAAHPYYAGIHALRVSAHFLIRRDGELIQFVSCDKRAWHAGASCWRGRERCNDFSLGIELEGCDDQPFEEAQYQCLQALLARLQQRYPEAAIAGHADIAPGRKSDPGPCFDWTRIGVSAVQCERT is encoded by the coding sequence ATGAGCGAATCGCTGCGTGAGGGTGGCCGCCCATGCTCATTCGACGTTCTGGATGCCGCGGGATGGTTGCCTGGCGCAAGCCGGATCCATTCGCCGAATTTCGATGAGCGGCCGGCGGGCGCGTCCGTCGACCTGATCGTCATTCACGCCATCAGCCTGCCGCCGGGAGAATTCGGCGGCGCCGGCATCGTGCAACTGTTCACCAACACGCTCGATCCGGCAGCGCATCCCTATTACGCCGGGATCCACGCGCTGCGCGTGTCGGCGCATTTCCTGATCCGGCGGGACGGTGAGCTGATCCAGTTCGTCTCCTGCGACAAGCGCGCCTGGCATGCCGGCGCGTCATGCTGGCGCGGGCGCGAGCGCTGCAATGATTTTTCGCTGGGCATCGAGCTGGAGGGCTGCGACGATCAGCCATTCGAGGAGGCGCAATACCAGTGCCTGCAGGCGCTGTTGGCGCGGCTGCAGCAGCGCTATCCCGAGGCGGCGATTGCCGGCCATGCCGACATCGCGCCGGGCCGCAAGAGCGATCCCGGTCCTTGCTTCGACTGGACGCGAATCGGCGTGAGCGCAGTGCAGTGCGAAAGAACCTGA
- a CDS encoding histone H1-like DNA-binding protein, translating to MFKEIDMAEAKTKAKKPAAKKAAPAKKAAPAKKPAVKKAAPAKKPAVKKAAAKKPVAKKAAPAKKPAVKKAAAKKPVAKKAAPAKKPAVKKAAAKKPVAKKAAPAKKPAVKKAAAKKPVAKKAAPAKKPAVKKAAAKKPAAKKAAPAKKPAVKKAAAKKAAPAKKAAPAKKPVAKKAAAKPAAKKATPAKKPAAKPAAKKPAAPKAAAPAPSTAAAPGLKSSLNPAAAWPFPTGSRPS from the coding sequence TTGTTTAAGGAGATTGATATGGCTGAGGCAAAAACCAAGGCAAAGAAGCCGGCAGCGAAGAAAGCTGCCCCGGCTAAGAAAGCAGCACCAGCGAAGAAGCCTGCCGTGAAGAAGGCGGCACCGGCGAAGAAGCCCGCAGTGAAGAAGGCTGCAGCGAAGAAGCCCGTTGCCAAGAAGGCCGCACCGGCGAAAAAGCCTGCAGTGAAGAAGGCTGCGGCGAAGAAACCGGTTGCCAAGAAGGCGGCACCGGCGAAGAAGCCCGCAGTGAAGAAAGCTGCAGCGAAGAAGCCGGTTGCCAAGAAGGCCGCACCGGCGAAAAAGCCTGCAGTGAAGAAGGCTGCGGCGAAGAAGCCGGTTGCCAAGAAGGCGGCCCCGGCGAAGAAACCCGCAGTGAAGAAGGCTGCTGCAAAGAAGCCGGCTGCCAAGAAAGCCGCACCGGCAAAAAAACCTGCAGTGAAGAAAGCCGCTGCAAAAAAAGCAGCACCTGCAAAAAAAGCAGCACCTGCGAAGAAGCCCGTAGCAAAGAAGGCGGCTGCCAAGCCTGCGGCAAAGAAAGCGACACCGGCAAAAAAACCGGCGGCCAAGCCCGCGGCGAAGAAGCCCGCTGCACCGAAGGCTGCAGCACCGGCGCCTTCGACGGCGGCAGCCCCCGGCCTGAAGTCGTCGCTGAATCCGGCCGCGGCCTGGCCGTTTCCGACGGGTTCGCGTCCTTCCTGA
- a CDS encoding GspH/FimT family protein, whose translation MTRQRGFTMIELIVVLIVIGIVAVVAVVRFAMLDSFSEVAYSNEIKSVLSYARKVSVARRRHVCVTFDAQSAAQLRAEVSAPENHAGNCSGYPALSTPSGASGLVPPRDVTISSPALPFSVEFNSDGRPVAAQTIVLTNGNTAATATITLEQESGYAH comes from the coding sequence ATGACGCGGCAGCGGGGTTTTACGATGATCGAATTGATCGTGGTGCTGATCGTCATCGGCATCGTGGCGGTGGTGGCGGTGGTGCGTTTCGCCATGCTGGACAGTTTTTCCGAAGTGGCTTACAGCAACGAAATCAAGTCGGTACTCTCCTATGCGCGCAAGGTGAGCGTGGCCCGGCGGCGCCATGTTTGCGTGACATTCGATGCACAGAGCGCGGCGCAATTGAGGGCGGAAGTCAGCGCCCCGGAAAATCATGCAGGGAATTGTTCAGGTTATCCTGCACTGAGCACGCCCTCCGGCGCAAGCGGCCTCGTGCCGCCGCGCGACGTGACGATCAGCAGTCCGGCATTGCCGTTCAGCGTCGAATTCAACAGCGATGGCCGCCCCGTCGCCGCGCAAACCATCGTCTTGACCAACGGCAATACGGCCGCCACGGCAACGATCACGCTGGAACAGGAGTCGGGCTATGCGCATTGA
- a CDS encoding type IV pilus modification PilV family protein, which translates to MRIDVPSCSARTCLGPRHAAAPGRQRGASLLELIVFIVIVGTALAGVLTVLNVSVLHSADPMVRKQMLAIAESLLDEVQLQPFTFCDPAAVEAKAASSTADCGGHLPSVGPPGGGTDRSLYNNVSNYSGLTLGTAGDPVSVISDMSNVQNNASPAGYWATISVATDGNLGGIAAAEVLRITVEVHSVHTSETVVLEGWRSRWAPNT; encoded by the coding sequence ATGCGCATTGACGTGCCGTCCTGCTCTGCGCGGACATGCCTGGGCCCGCGCCATGCAGCGGCGCCGGGCAGGCAGCGCGGCGCCAGTCTGCTGGAGTTGATCGTCTTCATCGTCATCGTCGGCACGGCGCTGGCCGGGGTGCTCACGGTGCTGAATGTTTCCGTCCTCCACAGTGCGGATCCGATGGTGCGCAAGCAGATGCTGGCGATTGCCGAATCGCTGCTCGACGAGGTGCAATTGCAGCCGTTCACTTTCTGCGATCCGGCGGCGGTCGAGGCCAAAGCCGCCAGCAGCACGGCGGATTGCGGCGGCCATTTGCCCAGCGTCGGTCCGCCGGGCGGCGGGACGGATCGCAGCCTGTACAACAACGTCAGCAATTATTCCGGTCTGACGCTGGGTACCGCCGGGGATCCAGTCAGCGTCATTTCCGACATGAGCAATGTGCAGAACAACGCCTCGCCGGCCGGCTACTGGGCGACGATCAGCGTGGCGACCGACGGCAATCTGGGCGGCATCGCTGCTGCGGAAGTGCTGCGCATCACGGTCGAAGTGCACTCCGTGCATACCAGCGAAACCGTCGTGCTCGAAGGCTGGCGCAGCCGCTGGGCGCCGAATACGTGA